Below is a genomic region from Syntrophales bacterium.
GACAGTGAAGATGCGGTAACTGGGTCACCGACTCGACTCCCTTATGAAACTCTGGAGAAACTGGCTGAAAGAATAACTACGGAAGTCGAGGGAATTGTAAGCGTTACTTACAATATAGCGAGAAAACCACCATCAACCATAGAGGCTGTTTAACCCAGTTTTATTGTAAAAAGTCGGATTCGGTGAGTCTGTCATTTCATGACAGACTCTATTTGCTTATGTCGTCTATCTCAATTCCCCTGTCGGTTATATCGTTTACATTTTCCAGAACATGTTCGGCAGCCGCTTTATCGATGACGTAAATCATTTCCCCCTCGTTCTTTGCAAATATCTGCCCATACGATATGGGAATCAAAGGATTGGGGTCATTCAAAAGGGATGCAGCGACCGACTCTGACTTGCGACTTCCATTGGCTAGAAGGACAACGGTTTTCGCCTGATAGACAAGCGCAGCCCCCATAGAAATAGCATACCATGGGCTTTCTTCCTTGCTTGCAAAATGGCCATCCTCAACAGAGTTCTCTACGGTATTGTCATCAAGTTTCACAAGAAGCATTTCATTGTTTTCAAAGGGTATCCCCGACTCATGAAAAGCAACATGGCCCTTTCCGCCAACACCCACGATATGCAGGTCGATACCACCTTTTTGCCTGATCTTTGCACCATAAGCATTCAGTATTTCGCTTCGAATCCAGCGGAGATATTCAGACCGGGCATCTTTATTGATAACGATTGCCTTTCCTTTATCAACGCCCTGTTCCTGCCAGTCACCGGGATGAGCCTTCAGCTCTGCTTCGAGTTTTTCCTGGTCAATCAACGTGCCCCAGGGAACATTTGTTTCCTTAAATTTTTTCTGAATTAATCCAAAGAGTTCCTGAACCATGAAAAAGCTGTAGCTTTCCGGGTGAAGAGCTCTTTGCTGAGCGTTTTCACCGGGCAGACCAACGTATTCGTCGAGATTGAAACTTTCTATCTTCGAAGAATCAAATTCACCCCCATTGGCGGCCCTGGCTAAATGTTTGTAAAGACCGGTCGGTGAGTTACCGGTTGCCAAGCCAAGGACGAATTTGTCCTTCATGTCCAGGGTTTTTTTAATGTTGTCGATAACAATTTGAGCGGCAACTTCACTCATGTGATCAAAATCGCTGGTTATGATGACTTTAAAAGGCATTAATTGACTCCTCCTTTATCTCTGTTTCACGTTTCGTTTGAAGTATCATCTCAAAGTCTTAAACCAAAAACTTTAAACCTTAAACTCGATGAACTCGTAAAAAGGTAAAAGTCGAGTCACTCCCGCGGAAGCGGGAGCCCATAAGTACTTGAAAGAACTGGATTCCCACTTCCGCGGGAATGACAAAAAGGGTAGAAATTCGACTTTTTGCGAGTCTGTCAAACTTTAAACCCAAAACTCGAAACTCTAAACCTTTGCCGTTACCCCAGTTTTTCTTTAACAATATCGGCAATTTGCTTACAGTACTTTTCCGTTTTTTCGTCGGTCGGCCCTTCTACCATGACTCGGCACATGTTCTGGGTTCCCGAGTATCGAATGAGAACCCTCCCCTTGTCACCCAGTTCTTGTTCCACGGCCTCAACGGCCTTGCCAATTTCCGGTACCGTCGATATGTCCGGTTTTGATTTCACATCAATATTAATCAGTTTTTGAGGAAATACCGTCATGATCTTGGCCAGTTCAGACAGTGGCCTCTGTTCCTTCATCATTGCTGCCATTACCTGGAGTGCGGTAATAATGCCATCCCCTGTGGTGTGGTGCTGCAGATAGATTACATGCCCCGAATCTTCGCCACCGATGGCGGCCCCTCTGGCCCGCATTTCTTCGAGGACGTATCGGTCTCCGACCTTGGTGGCCACCTGATCGATTCCGAGCTCTTTCAGGGCTACACTGAAACCAATATTACTCATGACGGTGCAGACGACCAGATTATTGGTGAGCGTACCTTCCTCCTTCATAACCTTGGCACAGATGGCCATAATTTGATCTCCCGTCAGCACTCCTCCTTTTTCGTCAACGGCGATGAGACGATCGCCATCACCGTCAAAGGCAAAACCAACGGCGGCCTTTTGTTTTACAACCTCTTCGGCAAGCGTTTCCGGATGTTGGGATCCGCACTTATCATTGATGTTATGCCCATTTGGTTCGGCAAAGATTGAAGTAACATCAGCTCCTAATTCGGAAAATGTTTCGGGTGCCACTCGATAGGTCGCTCCATTTGAGCAATCCAGCACGACTTTTGTTCCTTCCAGCGTATACTCCTTGGGAAAAGAATTTTTCAAAAAGACAATATATCGTCCTCTGGCATCATCGATACGAGATGCTTTGCCCAGTTCATCGGGTGAGGGATGAAGTTTATGCATGTTGTTTGAAAAGATCAATTTTTCAATCTCAAGTTCTTTTTCAT
It encodes:
- a CDS encoding 6-phosphogluconolactonase; this translates as MPFKVIITSDFDHMSEVAAQIVIDNIKKTLDMKDKFVLGLATGNSPTGLYKHLARAANGGEFDSSKIESFNLDEYVGLPGENAQQRALHPESYSFFMVQELFGLIQKKFKETNVPWGTLIDQEKLEAELKAHPGDWQEQGVDKGKAIVINKDARSEYLRWIRSEILNAYGAKIRQKGGIDLHIVGVGGKGHVAFHESGIPFENNEMLLVKLDDNTVENSVEDGHFASKEESPWYAISMGAALVYQAKTVVLLANGSRKSESVAASLLNDPNPLIPISYGQIFAKNEGEMIYVIDKAAAEHVLENVNDITDRGIEIDDISK
- the glmM gene encoding phosphoglucosamine mutase; protein product: MGELFGTDGVRGVANEYPMTSEMALNIGRATAHIFKREGHAPKIIIGKDTRISGYMIENALVSGICSMGVNAILVGPMPTPGIAFLTSSMRADAGIVISASHNPFQDNGIKIFSNDGYKLPDEKELEIEKLIFSNNMHKLHPSPDELGKASRIDDARGRYIVFLKNSFPKEYTLEGTKVVLDCSNGATYRVAPETFSELGADVTSIFAEPNGHNINDKCGSQHPETLAEEVVKQKAAVGFAFDGDGDRLIAVDEKGGVLTGDQIMAICAKVMKEEGTLTNNLVVCTVMSNIGFSVALKELGIDQVATKVGDRYVLEEMRARGAAIGGEDSGHVIYLQHHTTGDGIITALQVMAAMMKEQRPLSELAKIMTVFPQKLINIDVKSKPDISTVPEIGKAVEAVEQELGDKGRVLIRYSGTQNMCRVMVEGPTDEKTEKYCKQIADIVKEKLG